In the genome of Henningerozyma blattae CBS 6284 chromosome 5, complete genome, one region contains:
- the VHS2 gene encoding Vhs2p (similar to Saccharomyces cerevisiae VHS2 (YIL135C) and MLF3 (YNL074C); ancestral locus Anc_2.222): MPSSPPPLRRLNSSCIFERSVEEPFPFEDVLPQAALPQNNDSQPILPQTNPQITSSPSNAQINPQPIPLSLSQPPPSQNASHRRTREDLVAPALDAGCSLVTDDATHLHDVDMVYPKRPSILGLNMALSASNIHSPSQSTCTSPDSSPIPFGRIKSYSFSNHSLSPTLSSANIDPMLSSPNPNNNNSSILPNNPALLSDSVVLSTQRPSNFLSTSPLSLPSTSPKTLKFLSYADVLSDELADTVPSHFPPTNYHYDMKRPSLPHSLSTSYIKVVPQSHTTPSTSPTSNAIQMNRFPHYENLRKNNNITSRRGKFHIGSTSSAEEDSTASAVDSSAIDDSSDEDIAPLHTNHRRVLTSPPLTLSNNHPSNLSHLKRILKNVATTNTSASESPTTDTSKNNSITTLTNDEAP, from the coding sequence ATGCCATCCTCGCCGCCGCCTCTACGCCGTCTCAATAGCTCTTGTATCTTTGAACGAAGTGTCGAAGAACCCTTTCCATTCGAAGATGTCCTACCTCAAGCTGCTCTGCCACAGAACAACGACTCTCAGCCTATTCTACCACAAACCAATCCACAGATCACTAGCTCTCCAAGCAATGCACAAATCAACCCTCAACCCATCCCATTAAGTTTATCACAGCCACCACCTTCCCAAAACGCCTCCCATCGCCGTACTCGTGAAGACCTCGTGGCCCCTGCTCTTGATGCTGGATGTTCTCTTGTCACAGATGACGCTACACATCTGCATGATGTAGATATGGTCTATCCGAAACGGCCGTCAATCTTGGGTCTCAACATGGCTCTAAGTGCCTCCAATATCCATTCGCCATCCCAATCCACTTGCACCTCCCCTGATTCATCACCCATACCTTTTGGAAGAATCAAATCATACTCGTTCTCGAACCATTCTCTAAGCCCCACTTTGTCTAGTGCAAACATAGATCCAATGCTCTCCAGCCCAAACccaaacaacaacaactcTTCCATACTCCCCAATAACCCTGCGTTGCTATCGGATTCAGTTGTCTTGTCTACTCAGAGACCTTCGAACTTTTTGTCTACTTCCCCCCTATCATTACCATCCACATCTCCAAAGACTTTGAAATTCTTATCTTATGCTGATGTGTTATCAGACGAGTTGGCCGACACCGTGCCATCTCATTTCCCCCCTACAAATTATCATTACGATATGAAAAGACCTTCTTTACCTCATTCTCTTTCTACAAGTTATATCAAAGTAGTCCCACAATCGCATACTACCCCAAGCACAAGCCCCACTTCTAATGCCATTCAAATGAATAGGTTCCCTCATTACGAGAATTTaaggaaaaataataacatcaCATCAAGAAGGGGCAAATTCCATATCGGCTCTACAAGTAGTGCTGAGGAGGATTCTACTGCAAGTGCTGTGGATTCAAGTGCCATCGACGATTCTTCAGATGAAGATATCGCTCCACTTCATACTAATCACAGAAGAGTATTAACTTCACCTCCATTGACTCTATCCAACAATCATCCTTCTAATTTATCtcatttgaaaagaattttgaaaaacgTAGCAACTACAAATACAAGCGCTAGTGAAAGCCCTACTACAGATACAAGCAAAAATAACAGTATTACCACTCTGACAAACGACGAAGCACCATGA